DNA sequence from the Thermodesulfatator atlanticus DSM 21156 genome:
ATCTTAAGAGGGGGTGGTTCACAGGACCATCTTGTTTTTGGTTTTTCTTGTTCTTCAGTCATCTTCCTTCTGGCTTTTTAATTTTTTTAACTTTTTGATGAAAAGAGGCAAGACTTCTTTTACATCAGCCTGTACTGCAATGTCAGCCCGTTTCATAAGCGGGGCCTCTTTGTCAATATTTACTGCTACTAGCGTATCCACGCCTTGCAACCCTACCATATGATGAAGTGCGCCTGAGATACCAAAACCAATGTAAAGCTTAGGGCTTACGTTTACGCCACTTACTCCGATCATGTGGTCTTCTGAGGCCCAGCCAAGATGGCACACAGGCCTTGTGGCGCCCACGGCTCCGTCAAGGAGTTCAGCAAGCTCAAAGAGCTTTCCAAAAAGCTCTTTTGAACCAAGCCCGCGGCCTCCAGCCACAATTACCTGGGCCCTGGTAATATCAACTTCGGGTTTATCGCTCGGCCTTTTCTCAACGATTTCTATGGCACTCTGTCGTAACTTTTCAGGAACTTCATATTTTATGAATTCGCCTGTTCGGGTTTCGTCTTTTTTAGCGGCGGGAAAAACCCCAGGCCTTACCGTGGCCATCTGGGGCTTGGTGCGTGAGGTTATGCGGGCCATTATCTCTTCACCAAAAGAGGGCCTTATCTGGATCA
Encoded proteins:
- a CDS encoding electron transfer flavoprotein subunit alpha/FixB family protein: MENYQGVFIFGEWTGSEIHEVTYELLNEGRRLADELNVPLGVIFLGPEEALSQAKELIFYGADIVLAALYPELSSFKDDLYAQIVAHIIQEKKPEVMLFPATSMGQAVAPRVAGLLKLGLTAHCIAFEIRQEDRALIQIRPSFGEEIMARITSRTKPQMATVRPGVFPAAKKDETRTGEFIKYEVPEKLRQSAIEIVEKRPSDKPEVDITRAQVIVAGGRGLGSKELFGKLFELAELLDGAVGATRPVCHLGWASEDHMIGVSGVNVSPKLYIGFGISGALHHMVGLQGVDTLVAVNIDKEAPLMKRADIAVQADVKEVLPLFIKKLKKLKSQKEDD